In one Meles meles chromosome 17, mMelMel3.1 paternal haplotype, whole genome shotgun sequence genomic region, the following are encoded:
- the TLR5 gene encoding toll-like receptor 5, with protein sequence MGGHLDLLLGVMLMAGPVLTIPSCASDGQRALYRSCNLTQVPPIPNTTQILLLSFNYIRTVTTTSFPFLEQLQLLELGTQFTPFTIGREAFRNLPNLRVLDLGKSQVDFLHPDAFQGLFRLQELRLFHCGLSDKILKDGYFRNLESLSHLDLSKNQIHSLNLHPSFWELNSLKSIDFSLNQIPVVCEHELQPLQGKTLSLLNLAANRLYSRGSMDWGTCMNPFKNMVLETLDVSGNGWTADITGNFSRAVSGSQIASLVLAHHIMGPGFGFQNIRDPNRDTFAGLARSTLLWLDLSYGFIFSLNFRVFEALKDLKLLQLAHNKINRIAEEAFYGLDSLQVLNMSYNLLGELYDSDFSGLRQVAYIDLQNNHIGIIQTQTFRFLKTLQTLDLRDNALKTISFLPSLDTIFLGSNKLAALPDVELKANFIHLSENRLEDLDDLYFLLQVPDLQVLILNQNRFSSCSRARGPAGSLSLETLFLGGNMLQLAWETGFCWDVFKGLSRLRVLYLNNNYLTFLPPGALGDLSSLRGLDLSSNRLTALAPGDLPSNLEVLDVSRNQLLSLDPDLLASLTAVDITHNKFICECDLRSLVAWLNQTNVTVLGSGADISCMYPNALSGTPLSSVSMEDCDEEEVLKALRLSLFISSTVTLTLFLVTVFVSTKLRGLCFVCYRAACRLLSMVQSECHESEPYRYDAYFCFSSRDFEWVQRALLRHLDAQYSAQNRFNLCFEERDFVPGREHIANIQDAVWGSRKVVCLVSRHFLRDGWCLEAFAHAQSRCVSDADGALILVVVGSLSQYQLMKHRGIAGFVRKRHYLRWPEDLQDVGWFLHTLSQHILKREKDTIRDGSIQLQAVVTVS encoded by the coding sequence ATGGGAGGCCACCTGGACCTTCTGTTGGGGGTAATGCTCATGGCCGGCCCTGTGCTAACAATTCCTTCCTGCGCCTCTGATGGCCAGAGGGCCTTGTATCGCTCCTGCAACCTAACCCAGGTGCCGCCGATCCCCAACACCACCCAGATCCTCCTGCTCAGCTTCAACTACATCCGGACTGTGACAACCACGTCCTTCCCCTTCCTGGAGCAGCTGCAGCTTCTGGAGCTCGGGACCCAGTTTACCCCCTTTACCATCGGCAGAGAGGCCTTCAGAAACCTGCCCAACCTCAGGGTCTTGGACCTGGGCAAGAGTCAGGTGGATTTCCTGCATCCCGACGCTTTCCAGGGGCTGTTCCGCCTGCAGGAACTTAGACTCTTCCACTGTGGTCTGTCTGATAAGATATTAAAAGATGGTTATTTCAGAAATTTGGAGTCTTTGTCTCACCTGGACCTGTCCAAAAATCAAATTCATAGCCTTAACCTTCACCCTTCATTCTGGGAATTAAATTCCCTGAAGTCCATTGATTTTTCCCTCAACCAGATACCTGTCGTGTGTGAACATGAGCTTCAGCCGCTGCAAGGGAAAACGCTCTCGCTGTTAAACCTCGCTGCCAATCGGCTGTACAGCAGGGGCTCCATGGACTGGGGCACGTGCATGAACCCATTCAAAAACATGGTCCTGGAGACCCTGGACGTTTCTGGCAATGGTTGGACCGCAGACATCACGGGCAACTTCAGCAGGGCCGTCAGTGGGAGCCAGATCGCCTCCCTGGTGCTGGCTCACCACATTATGGGGCCTGGGTTTGGCTTTCAGAACATCAGGGACCCCAACCGGGACACGTTCGCTGGCCTGGCCAGGAGCACTCTGCTGTGGCTGGACCTGTCCTATGGCTTCATCTTCTCCCTGAACTTCCGAGTCTTTGAGGCCCTCAAAGACTTGAAGCTCCTGCAGCTGGCCCACAACAAGATCAACAGGATTGCAGAAGAAGCGTTTTATGGCCTCGACAGCCTCCAGGTTCTCAACATGTCCTACAACCTTCTGGGGGAGCTTTATGATTCCGATTTCTCCGGACTCCGACAGGTAGCCTATATTGATCTCCAAAACAATCATATTGGGATCATTCAGACCCAGACCTTCAGGTTCCTGAAAACGTTACAGACCTTGGATCTGCGGGACAATGCTCTTAAAACAATCTCTTTCCTGCCAAGCCTAGACACTATCTTCTTGGGTAGCAACAAGCTGGCGGCCTTGCCAGACGTGGAGCTTAAAGCCAACTTCATCCACTTGTCAGAGAACAGGCTGGAGGATCTGGATGATCTCTACTTCCTCCTCCAGGTCCCTGACCTCCAGGTCCTCATTCTGAATCAAAACCGCTTTTCTTCTTGTAGCCGAGCTCGCGGCCCGGCAGGGAGCCTCAGCCTGGAAACACTTTTCCTCGGAGGAAACATGTTGCAGCTTGCCTGGGAAACCGGCTTCTGCTGGGATGTGTTCAAGGGGCTTTCACGGCTCCGGGTCCTGTATCTGAACAATAACTACCTGACCTTTCTCCCGCCGGGCGCCCTTGGCGATCTCAGCTCGCTGAGGGGCCTCGACCTCAGCTCCAACAGGCTGACGGCGCTCGCTCCTGGCGACCTGCCTTCCAACCTGGAGGTGCTGGATGTGTCCAGAAACCAGCTCCTGTCCCTGGACCCCGACCTGCTGGCGTCCCTCACCGCCGTGGACATAACACACAACAAGTTCATCTGTGAGTGTGACCTCCGTTCTCTCGTTGCTTGGCTCAACCAGACCAACGTCACCGTGCTTGGGTCTGGTGCAGACATCTCCTGCATGTACCCCAACGCGCTCTCAGGGACCCCCCTCTCCTCTGTCTCCATGGAGGACTGTGATGAAGAGGAGGTCTTGAAGGCCCTACGGTTGTCTCTTTTCATCTCCTCCACGGTGACCCTGACTCTGTTCCTCGTGACAGTCTTTGTTTCCACCAAGCTCCGGGGCCTTTGTTTCGTCTGCTACAGGGCGGCCTGCAGACTGCTGTCCATGGTCCAGTCCGAGTGCCACGAGTCCGAGCCATACAGATATGATGCCTACTTCTGCTTCAGCAGCAGAGACTTTGAGTGGGTGCAGCGGGCACTGCTCAGACACCTGGATGCTCAGTATAGCGCCCAGAACAGATTCAACCTGTGCTTTGAAGAAAGAGACTTCGTCCCGGGGCGGGAGCACATTGCCAACATCCAGGACGCCGTGTGGGGCAGCAGGAAGGTGGTCTGCCTTGTGAGCAGACACTTCCTCCGGGATGGGTGGTGCCTGGAAGCCTTCGCTCATGCCCAGAGCAGGTGTGTGTCTGATGCAGACGGCGCCCTCATCCTGGTGGTCGTTGGGTCCCTGTCCCAGTACCAGCTGATGAAGCACCGGGGCATCGCGGGGTTTGTGCGGAAACGGCACTACCTGAGGTGGCCCGAGGACCTCCAGGACGTGGGCTGGTTCCTTCACACACTCTCCCAGCACATTctgaagagagagaaggacaccATTAGGGATGGGAGCATCCAGCTGCAGGCTGTGGTGACCGTCTCCTAG